GACGAGCTCTCCGAGGTCAGTCAGCAGATGAGCGCCAACTCGGAAGAGACGGTGGCCCAGGCCAACTCCGTGTCGGCCGCGGCCGAGGAGATGAGCGTCACCGTGCAAACCGTCGCGGCCGCGACGGAGCAGATGTCCGCCAGCATTCGCGAGATCGCGAGCAACGCCACGGAAGCGGCGCGCGTCGCCACCGCGGCAGTGGGGAAGGCTGCGGCCACCAACCAGATCATCGGCAAGCTGGGGGACAGCAGCGCTGAGATTGGCAAGGTCATCAAGGTCATCACCTCCATTGCCCAGCAGACGAACCTCCTCGCCCTGAACGCAACCATCGAAGCGGCGCGCGCCGGAGAAGCGGGCAAGGGTTTCGCCGTCGTCGCCAACGAGGTCAAAGAGCTGGCGAAGGAGACGGCCAAGGCGACGGAAGACATCGGCCAGAAGATCGAGACGATTCAGTCCGACACGCAGAATGCGGTGAACGCTCTCGCCGAGATCGGCGCGGTGATCAATCAGATCAACGACATCCAGAGCACCATCGCTAGCGCCGTGGAGGAGCAGACCGCCACCACCAGCGAGATGGCGCGAAATCTGGCCGAGGGTGCCAAGGGCGGCGGAGACATCGCGCAGAACATCGGCGAGGTCGCCAAGGCCGCTCAAGACACGTCGATCGGCGCCACGAAGTCGAACGACGCCGCTCGCGCGCTGGCGGAGATGGCCTCTGGGCTCCAGCAGCTGGTTTCCCGGTTCCAGTACTAGTCAAAGGAGAACGTCGTGAAGGCAATAGTCGTGGATGACTCCCGCGCGATGCGGACGATCCTCCGAAGGGTTCTCACCAAGGTCGGCTTCGACGTGGTGGAAGCTGGGCAAGGTGCGGAAGCGCTCGACCAGCTGCAACAGAGCGGTCCCCTGGACCTTGCTCTCGTCGATTGGAACATGCCCGTGATGACGGGCTACGAGTTCCTTCAGCAGATCCGCGCGAAGCGCGAGTTCGACCCCATGCCCATCATGATGGTCACCACCGAAACGGAGATGTCTCAGGTGCAGCGGGCGCTCGAGGCCGGTGCAAACGAGTACGTAATGAAGCCGTTCACGGAGGAAGCTCTGCGCGAAAAGCTCTTGCTCTTGGGCCTCGCCGAAGCTCAGTGAGTCATGGAGAACATTCGCGTCCTCGTGGTCGACGACTCCGTCGTGATTCGGCGGATGTTGAGCGACATCCTGTCCGCCGAGCCGGGGATCGAGGTCGTGGCGACCGCCGCGAGTGGTCGCATTGCACT
The window above is part of the Polyangiaceae bacterium genome. Proteins encoded here:
- a CDS encoding methyl-accepting chemotaxis protein — its product is MFTTVDGDIQFVNQTSINTLRKLEQYLPVKADELVGKSFDIFHRNPAGPRRIIADPKNLPHKALIGLGPEKLQLLVSAIYDRGGNYVGAMLTWEVVTERIATERALKEQQERERRAVEELNSKVDAILEVVSSAAKGDLTREIPVRGDDAIGQLAGGLETFLADLRKSIGQIATSAGSLGNASDELSEVSQQMSANSEETVAQANSVSAAAEEMSVTVQTVAAATEQMSASIREIASNATEAARVATAAVGKAAATNQIIGKLGDSSAEIGKVIKVITSIAQQTNLLALNATIEAARAGEAGKGFAVVANEVKELAKETAKATEDIGQKIETIQSDTQNAVNALAEIGAVINQINDIQSTIASAVEEQTATTSEMARNLAEGAKGGGDIAQNIGEVAKAAQDTSIGATKSNDAARALAEMASGLQQLVSRFQY
- a CDS encoding response regulator, translated to MKAIVVDDSRAMRTILRRVLTKVGFDVVEAGQGAEALDQLQQSGPLDLALVDWNMPVMTGYEFLQQIRAKREFDPMPIMMVTTETEMSQVQRALEAGANEYVMKPFTEEALREKLLLLGLAEAQ